CCGGGTCCTTGATGAGTTGGTGGAGGTCATGGTAGCAGTTCGGATGACGATCTCCCTTTGTGTTGAAGCACGTATGAGTGAGACAGGTTCATTATCATATGAATTATTGGTGTTGTGGGgctttcagaaattttttatcgggATTATTCATGGATTATATACTTCGGGGAAGACGGCATTGAGCCTGGGGACTCCTCGGAAATGGAGAATCCAGTTGTTTAAACTTGATattcagtaattaattaattaagtaattttttaacgacTTGTGAACCTCAATCGACTCGAAGACTTACGTTTtctaatttttgaaattgctGATTATCTTCGGGAAATGATTTTTAGCAGAAAATGTCACCAGAAACCATTTGTAGCTAATTAAATTTTGCATAAATAAAGCTTTGTTACTTCCTTCTTAAAATCAACTCCATTGAACCAGAATGACTCATTAAATTTAACTCCTGAACtgcgaaaattaatttttcgtggTCAGATAATACTTTTTGTCATTATTATCGTCTAGTTTTATCTTCGAGTCTATTTTATGTTTTCCTCTtgggaaataataaataaacaacgTTAATGAGCTGCAGTTTTCCTCGATAGAACTTTAAGTGACAAAATTCGGCGATTATTTTTACACTCTAACAAAAAACAGGAGCGAATAGCATTCCGGAAGTCGACAGTGTCTTGATAAgcaaaacattatttttagattGGGGAAAATGCCGATACTCGCGGACTTATCCCGCCGGTTACACCTGTTGACGACGGACGCCAAGCCCGATCCCCCCCGAACACACATAAATGATAACACCAATAATCTGGGGCCGAGATTGAGTCCAAAATCAGCGCCAGCGACGCCGGAAGTTGAGAGAACAGATGAGGGTAAGCGGGATAGACGTAGCTCGGTGCCAGAGGGTTCGTCCgacagcgagaaagagagaaggaGTTCTACAGAGACGAAAAGGACTCGATATAAAACCAAAAGCCACAGTACGAAAAATGGTGAATACCTTTTCAACggttttgataaatattttttgtaaataaataatttacactTAAGTGATCATTGATTCCAGGACAAACAGCGAATATTGTAAACTACAACATCGTAAATTCTAGTGGTGTAAAAATAGGAGCGACGACGACGTACGTGTGCAACGTCAACCAGTACCCAGGAAGCCCTCCGAAGGAGGCCAGCAGCCCTGGGAGGACTTCCCCCAAACAGAAGTGTACATCAATGCCAGACGAAGTCGAATCCCTGTGGAGGGAGAACAGTCCTGTGACTCTTGAAGACATGTTCGTGATAAAGATTCATTTGGGGCTCGGGTGGAAGGATGTCTTCAAGGGTTTGGGGTACTCGGATGGACAACTGGAACAGTTCGAGGAGCACCACAAGGATAAGGGCCTTGATGAGGTAATAAACGgaatttatgtaatttttgaAGTCGTTAATTGAGCCGTTAATTGAATAGGTAATTTATCAAACGCTATTGGACTGGAAGCAATCATCAGGAAGTGAAGCAAGACTGGGGGTCCTAATAAAGGCCTTGTGGAGGTGTCAGCAGTACGATTGCGCTGGGAGGCTAGTCCAGTCCCACAAAAATCTCTGAATAAACATTCTCAACGTGAGCGCTCACTTTTCACACTTGTGTCGTCTCAACTTATCGCCTGACATGGATACATCATCGATAAGAATTATTAATCGTTCGAAAAGCAATAATTAATCTGATTGAGAGCTCAATTCAATCAACTTATTTTGATTGGTGATTgtcaattgaaaatcaatggaCTCTTGTTACTGTTTgactatatttttattgaataaacgtttttttttaaccgtgTCGATATGATTTatccaaaaatataatttattgagtgaAAGTACGAATTCTTCATCTCTGGATATttggtcaatttttttgaatcagTCGTAATTTCTTGGTAAATATTCTTGGAACTACTTAaaggaaataataataataataatttgaaatttttgtgtTGTAATTGCAGagttaaaattaatcaatagaGCGCAATTCTGTTTACCACTTCATTGCGAATTCAACAATCTTTCCCATCTCactaaaataattcatcatcaAATGCGAGTGATATGAactcgtcacagtaatacatATCGCAATTACACTTAACcctataaatattaattaagtcagaaataaattcagtgaaaaattgacTAAACCAGAACTTTTCAAGTTCTTAGTGTACAAACTAATGCgttaaaaaaagagaaatcgTGCCCCCCTTTAATGCTCACGTAATACAgtacaaaaattattcctaTTTACACTagcgaaaaattttccaataaaactcAGAATTACTGAAAATTATCGAGTGAAGTAGGATTTGATCCATTAAGAATTGCTTGATCATTCGGATGCTGCTCCGATTTTTGGTGAACTCACTGGTGATGTGAGCAGTCTCGACtccctctctgactgtctACAGCGCTCGAAGATCCTCGTCTTGCACTTCTCGAACTGCACGAACATCTCCTCCATGCTCTGGTCAGCATCGAGGATTATGACTGGAGCTGGCACATCGAATAGGGTTCTGTGGTACAGCCAGTCTTCGTGGATTTGGTGGACCTGTTCGAGGTATTCCAATGAGACGAGGTTTTCTTCTTGTCGGGCACGAGCTCGCATTCTCTTGTAGACGATGTCAGGAGTTGTTCGTAAGTACACTGCAACAAAAAGGGAATAATCacaaatttattgattcagTGAGGTCTAAGGAGAATtgttgattgatttatttatgtaaCTTTAGATTTGAGCTTCAAGATCTTATATGATAATTTACCTATCAAGTCTGTTTCGATGAGTGCATGGTTGATACACCAGTCGTACCATTTTTCTAGTACAGTGGCTTCAACCTCCTTCAAGACATTCGTTCTTTTCATGTTCTCGATGAAGCAGCGAGCACTGTAGACCGATCTCTCCATGATTTTATAGGGGAGAGGTGACTTCATCGTGTGGAGTTGCAGCATTGTCAACTGCACGTACGACTGGAAGAGGCAGGCATACCTCCCAGGGTCTTTATACATCAAGTCCTgtgagtgaaataaaataagaacAAAATATAcagtttaattttcattttagagAAATCATTCCTCTAAAATGAAAAGTATTTCTCTGGTAATTTGTTTACCAGAAGATTCATCCCCTCGACATTTCTCCAGAGTTCCACAGGCTCCTGCAGGACCATTGTGTTATTGAACTGcttgaaattatttagaaatgtcgttttaccacttccaaTGTTCCCTTCTATGCACACAGTGAAGGGACGTCTGCTCTGGTTCCGGGGGGACGCCATTTTTGCGATTAATATGAATCCACGTCTtcctaaaaataattacaaaccCCATTTTTTCACATGAAACATCATAAATCGGTGATAAACATCATTGGATTACTCTTTATGCATTTGACTGATCCCTGATATTCGttcgctgaaaaaaaaattgaagaagtgCGAAAACATCTACGAGGTTATTTTTGGCATtacatttttgttgaataactCAGAATCTACTCAGGATGGGAAAAATTTCACGTTAGCATTCTTGGTAGCTGATCATTTTCCCAACAAAAACGTTCTTAATGAATAATCTCCTACCTCTCTTGGGTTCTCAGATCTTCCCCACCAACTGGTCCCAACAAATTTTAATGGACTTTTGATTTCACTGGTCAAccgtcaaaaattaaaattctgtaCCAGGTTTCGTCGTGATCCCCGATGTTGTCAACTTCCAGAAAATTAATCCAACTAACGATTAAATGTAACTTGACCGATATTAAATCACTGCGGAATTCTTGAACAAAATCCGGGGGTTATCTAACATAACACAAACAGTTGAATCAAGTCAGGAGAGGATCTTGGAGGACACAGGGGACAGGTTCTGGGTATGGTCTCTAGCCTCTGAACAACACACAACTGGTCGTTGAAGCCCGCCAAATACCTCCATTCCCGCCAAAAGGTTTACccggaattattattattgagctTGTGATCCGAAGTGTCAGAGGGCGACTAGAATTTTGAAGCGTTTATTTGCTGACTTCAGACTGTTCCATGAAGGACGAATAGAAGCGGAAAATCGATCATAAATAGTTTCCATAGTTTTCCCTATGGTCTATCGGTTGATTTTGAGAATTCTCacaaaaatgaatgattttccCGGTATAACAACgattcagtattttttaatggcCTCCAGAAGTTGAGGACTTGTTGACGCACTTCCTGCGAGGTCAATAAGTCGTTTATCCCCTGGTTTTCATGCATTTCCATGGACTTACCTAATGACACCATTTTCTGACGATTATCCTGGCACTGAGATTTGTTTCGAACGTCGTCCTATTATTTTACTTGATCCAACCGGAGTAATGATGATTTCTAATGGTGATTGGCAGGACCATGAGGCACCGGCAGACACCAACATGTTAGTATAGCCCAGTCGGTAAGAGAGATCCCGCCAGTGTCGATAGAACTTTTTGAGGCGGCATTATACAGATCGaatgtcaatgaaaaatgcagtaaaaaattgttttttatttgtgaGTCATGTGTGACTCTTCCAGGGGTCAAAGAATAAGTTTCCTGACTCTCGAATGACATGTCGAgtatgtaaaaaataaatctcacTCTACGCTGTAATGATgcaaccatttttttaaagaaacaaAGCTTATCAGTTTATATTGAGATGAATTGTTTTTGCTTTCGAagatgttttaaacttctgcaCATAGTTGCATGTTTCAGTTTTGTTGCAGTACTAATACTAATGGCGAGTTTCATGAGGCCTCCACGATAATTTACGATGGCGTAAGAGTCGTAGccgcaatttttaaaaaagaaaacccGAGGCTCTGGCCTAATGGCCAGAGGCGTTCCAGTTCTCTGTGCAACCAGGAGCTAAACAGAACGCCAGCACTAGTTAACATCACTCGAAGTTACAAACTATTCTGGTGTATAATTTCGGTGAGTcagtattattttataattatcttcgaattaatatatattttccagTATTGAAATCATTCAGCTCGAAACTGCAGATTTTTTACTCATTTCTTTGTGAATTTCTGCTCTTTACATCTAAAGTAATTTTTGTTAGACAACTCAAGTGTGTTTCGCACTTTCAAAATTaccaattgaatgaaatttactggataatttttttatggaaaaaacgggaaatttgtgcagaattttcttttagaaaaaaaatcaagagagAATTGAAGTTTTTTGCCTTAAAAATAGTGATGGGCGGTTTCAATACATcgaatgattgaaaataaataatggattataataattaatggcCAGTGTCTTAGTGCCATTATTAATTGGTCAAAAACAGTAGAAATAAATAGGGAGTGATGGCTTGAACAGATCAGGAAATTGATAATTGACGATAATAATCGGTCTATTGGAAGCATCCTCCAAAGGGAATACAATTCAATAGATGCATTGAACCGAATCAAAACTGCAACCGATACTCTTCACGAATTATGACTGATCAAATGGAAATAGGATGCATCAAGAATAAGAGATCACGATTGAATTCAATACAGTGGGAGTGTGTGTGTAACAGTGGAACGTGGTCTCCGGAAGCCCCAATATTCAACTGGCCCCCATAATCCCGAATTAGAAATAACATTTTGAATTCTAATGGCACTTGGAAGTGCATAGAAATCATTCAAACTTGGCAATTCACCAAGTCACGCATCCCCTATTTCCGTTAAAAAATGGGCATTCAGAAGAGGAAGCCGATGGCTTCCATGAAGTCTAGACTATAATTCATCAGGAGAATTCatttttgggggaggggggccgTTAACAAGATAAAGAAAAATCGTGATCTCGGGAGGAGAATAATATTAGAATAACTAGGAATTATCTCGAGGAGATAAGGAGCAACTAGAGGAATTCTAGGCTCTATCTACCCCACGAGACCATTCcccgattgaaaaattatcgaaaacgaatttttcaatattttgaaaaagataaatcgtaaaaaataGTGAGCTTTGTTGACTAGGGTTTCGTTTAATTATCTCCAAAGCTACCGATCTGACGAGAAGTTTTTAAGACAACAAAATTCGGAGGATTAAATGGCCTACGAAAAATGGCTTATGACATTTTCCTGTAAATTAAAACGAATGGAGAATGCCGTTCACTATTTCTTGCTCTAAACCTCGAGAAACAGCCGAAATTTCGCAAAAAGTGAATGGATCATATCTCATCTCCCTGTACATTCCCTCGCGGGCATTCGGTGTGATGACCCTCGGATGAATAACACCAGTCATCCTGTAATTAATCCCTTCCTCCCCTTCTGCACAATTTGTTTTaaagattattttcattcatccgGAGAACGTCAATGAAAATCTCAATGAAACATTCATTCACAATTGATATTTTCAGTTTCTGGCACATTGGGAGTAACATTGTAtccatatttattaattaatttatcagcaatcaattaattttcctgccaaaaaaaattctgtatcATATTCATTAAGAAATACGGGAAATACGAGTGAAATACGAGAAAATATTGCCATTTTATTTCCTGTCCCATTTTTTATCCCGTTGATATTCAGAATGGAATTTGAATAGGGTTTTGTTTATCACGGAAATTGGAAATATGGGAATTATTCGCGCGTGTGATATATTAATTCAATAACCAAGTGGTCCAAGATAAGAGAGTCTACCAGGTCAGGAAGATGACCTCTTCATCACACCCGGAATTATCTTTCTATTGCGAATAGCAGTgctgaaaaaaagaagtttctAAATTTCATAGTTATTACGTGATAGATAGCTCGAAAACTATCGGATTTATCGAAAAAAGTGAAGAACTATTATTCGTAGCGCATCAAATTCTCTACATAAactatttatatatattttgtgCTAAACCTCTTCCTCTGGAAGGtatttataattgaattaGAAAAGTGATTTCGCAGAATCGCGTATTTCACGTTCTTCtcgaacaataaataattccctGGGGAAATCTAGTCACgtctatttgaaaaataatatccaGTATTTCGAAATATAATACATATGTATAAGCCCGAGAAAAACATaatggattaaaaaataaactgatttGCAAAACGAAGTGGggaacaaaatttaaaaaatcgtatgtCTCGATTTGTTATGTTCTCTTGAGTTCTGTTATTGTTTGCTTAAGGCATGAGTCAAGGTCTTTGCCCCTGGATGAAATCATTTGGGCGGTACCAAGTTCAACGTGCAACCCGAGAAACTCCTGCACTTGATTATAAATGACTCGGTCTGTTGCTCGAACCGTGGAAATCAGATCTTGGAGTTCATGGACTCTGCGAATGCATCACGAGCATCAACTATTCCCCTTGtgcaacaattttttgtttatatttgaACGTGCAACATGGAAAAAGGCAGTTTGCGATAGGCTGCTGGGCCCTTGGTATCGTAAGAAGTGGAGTTATTGGAGCCATGTGGCTGGGGTACTCAGCCATCTGCCTCCTCCCGCAATAATAACGTGGTCAAAGAACCCTCGAGTGCATTTTTTATCACCTGAGATTTATTCTCAGcctcgagatatttttttatctggcGATAAAGTAAATTGAGaatgaatgtgaaaaaaaatctaccgaATTTTTATGGGGAGTCCTATCaatctttggaaaattttagcgCACGATTTCACAGGTttaatttgtaataaaaaataagttgaaagactagaggaaaaatcggaaaatatGAATAGGATTTCTGCACGCAAATATCTCGATTGACCGCTTTGTcctgaatttgaattttacatGCGTAAAAAgattaattgttgataatcTTCGTACAAAATCGCAGGGACGAGTCTCAGGATATTAGAAAGGAAGAGACACATCAGGGAGGATGAGACTCCTGGCGATTTCGTTTGTCTTGCTCCACCTAATTCTCGTCGTTAATCGATCTGACGCTCGTGAAATCACGTAAGAAACCATTTTATTATCCTCCACTTTATTTCGAATTAAGAAATTACGCCGATGggtttttgattgatttttatggGAAAGAGTGACCCCACAAGTGGTGCAAACgagacgaggaaaaaattgcagaagGATTTCTTgtcgttttatttttactttttgcaACTTCGGAAAATTTCCCGGAGGCAATTGTcatctcatgaatttttttttccgtcaaGGCATGAAGATATCAAGGATGCCATGCTGAGTCTCGTCCACATGATGCGGGAAAACACAGAGAAGCTGGAGAGGCACGAGGTCAGAGAGCGTCAATTGGGTGAACAAGTTAAAAAGGCCATTAGTCTTTTATCGAAAAGAGTCTCAGCTATTGATGGACTCAAGACGCATCTCACCAAGTTGGATGAGAGAATCGGAGGAATTGAGCAGTTGATTTCGCAGGTTTAATCGAATTTCAATGTAAATTAGAAAAAAGGTAGCAGAAAAATTGGCGAATAGACGATAAGCGGTTGATTTTGaccaaaacaaattttttctcggaaGCTGTAgggtttggaaaaaaatattccctaaaCTTTTTGTTGAACATTAATTCGTCTACAAAAGTTCCTTATGTCATTTTCTCGTAGGTGTAATATATTTCGATATATTTCTAGAAATAATGGaactcgttatttttttagagggacgagagagagagagttcaaATGCAAAAAACAGCAGACGGCGTTGAACTCTTGGAGAGTCATCTAAACAGTTGGTTCACGAATGTGGATAACAAACTTGCTGAGAATAATCGGCGAACCGATACCGAAGTACCGAGAATTCACGATAATAGGCCTTCGGAGATAATGGTAAAACTCAATAAAACCGAGGCCGCTATTGGTGGTGAGCTCGCAAGACTGGAGTTTGCACTCGAAGCTATTA
This DNA window, taken from Diachasmimorpha longicaudata isolate KC_UGA_2023 chromosome 8, iyDiaLong2, whole genome shotgun sequence, encodes the following:
- the LOC135165075 gene encoding uncharacterized protein LOC135165075 isoform X1, whose translation is MVAVRMTISLCVEARMSETGSLSYELLVLWGFQKFFIGIIHGLYTSGKTALSLGTPRKWRIQLFKLDIQLGKMPILADLSRRLHLLTTDAKPDPPRTHINDNTNNLGPRLSPKSAPATPEVERTDEGKRDRRSSVPEGSSDSEKERRSSTETKRTRYKTKSHSTKNGQTANIVNYNIVNSSGVKIGATTTYVCNVNQYPGSPPKEASSPGRTSPKQKCTSMPDEVESLWRENSPVTLEDMFVIKIHLGLGWKDVFKGLGYSDGQLEQFEEHHKDKGLDEVIYQTLLDWKQSSGSEARLGVLIKALWRCQQYDCAGRLVQSHKNL
- the LOC135165075 gene encoding uncharacterized protein LOC135165075 isoform X2 produces the protein MPILADLSRRLHLLTTDAKPDPPRTHINDNTNNLGPRLSPKSAPATPEVERTDEGKRDRRSSVPEGSSDSEKERRSSTETKRTRYKTKSHSTKNGQTANIVNYNIVNSSGVKIGATTTYVCNVNQYPGSPPKEASSPGRTSPKQKCTSMPDEVESLWRENSPVTLEDMFVIKIHLGLGWKDVFKGLGYSDGQLEQFEEHHKDKGLDEVIYQTLLDWKQSSGSEARLGVLIKALWRCQQYDCAGRLVQSHKNL
- the LOC135165073 gene encoding deoxynucleoside kinase-like isoform X3 is translated as MASPRNQSRRPFTVCIEGNIGSGKTTFLNNFKQFNNTMVLQEPVELWRNVEGMNLLDLMYKDPGRYACLFQSYVQLTMLQLHTMKSPLPYKIMERSVYSARCFIENMKRTNVLKEVEATVLEKWYDWCINHALIETDLIVYLRTTPDIVYKRMRARARQEENLVSLEYLEQVHQIHEDWLYHRTLFDVPAPVIILDADQSMEEMFVQFEKCKTRIFERCRQSERESRLLTSPVSSPKIGAASE
- the LOC135165073 gene encoding deoxynucleoside kinase-like isoform X2 — protein: MVSLGRRGFILIAKMASPRNQSRRPFTVCIEGNIGSGKTTFLNNFKQFNNTMVLQEPVELWRNVEGMNLLDLMYKDPGRYACLFQSYVQLTMLQLHTMKSPLPYKIMERSVYSARCFIENMKRTNVLKEVEATVLEKWYDWCINHALIETDLIVYLRTTPDIVYKRMRARARQEENLVSLEYLEQVHQIHEDWLYHRTLFDVPAPVIILDADQSMEEMFVQFEKCKTRIFERCRQSERESRLLTSPVSSPKIGAASE
- the LOC135165073 gene encoding deoxynucleoside kinase-like isoform X1, which gives rise to MASNMGIQIGNAWFQRKINLRPQHRGVHLVTEEILRQVPELLQFSVGLCHIQILHTSASLALNESWDPDVRDDMEMMLNKIIPEDMPYRHSCEGPDDMPAHVKACFLGSSLSIPITDGKLALGTWQGVWLCEHRNNAGSRRRGFILIAKMASPRNQSRRPFTVCIEGNIGSGKTTFLNNFKQFNNTMVLQEPVELWRNVEGMNLLDLMYKDPGRYACLFQSYVQLTMLQLHTMKSPLPYKIMERSVYSARCFIENMKRTNVLKEVEATVLEKWYDWCINHALIETDLIVYLRTTPDIVYKRMRARARQEENLVSLEYLEQVHQIHEDWLYHRTLFDVPAPVIILDADQSMEEMFVQFEKCKTRIFERCRQSERESRLLTSPVSSPKIGAASE